From the genome of Candidatus Margulisiibacteriota bacterium, one region includes:
- a CDS encoding 4Fe-4S binding protein produces MTRIAIVKKQECNPMGCGGYLCAKVCPINRKGEACIKESVLDKKATIDEELCIGCGICPNRCPFNAIDIINLPEELTQDPIHRYGENGFALYSLPTPLFGKVVGVLGVNGIGKSTAIKIIAGVLKPNLGRLSGEADYAELVTFFKGTEAQAFFEKMRDGKIKVSYKPQTIDFIPKQFSGSVKELLKKADQRGIFDRMVEALELGKFL; encoded by the coding sequence ATGACACGCATAGCAATCGTCAAGAAGCAGGAATGCAACCCTATGGGCTGCGGCGGGTATCTTTGCGCCAAGGTATGCCCGATCAACCGAAAAGGGGAAGCATGCATAAAGGAGTCTGTCCTGGACAAGAAAGCGACAATAGACGAAGAGTTGTGCATAGGCTGCGGAATATGCCCTAACAGGTGCCCATTCAACGCAATTGACATAATCAACCTGCCAGAAGAGCTGACACAGGATCCTATACACCGCTATGGGGAGAACGGGTTCGCGCTATACTCCCTGCCGACACCGCTGTTCGGCAAAGTGGTGGGAGTTTTGGGAGTCAACGGCATCGGCAAATCCACTGCAATAAAGATAATAGCCGGAGTGCTCAAGCCAAACCTCGGCAGGTTGTCAGGGGAGGCAGACTATGCTGAGCTCGTCACTTTCTTCAAAGGCACAGAAGCGCAGGCGTTCTTTGAAAAGATGCGCGACGGAAAGATAAAAGTGTCATACAAGCCCCAGACCATAGACTTCATACCAAAACAATTCTCAGGCAGTGTCAAAGAGCTGCTGAAAAAGGCAGACCAGAGAGGCATATTTGACAGGATGGTCGAGGCACTGGAGTTGGGAAAGTTCCTT